In uncultured Propionivibrio sp., the sequence CAGCATCCGATCGAGCTGATCCCCGCCATGCTGGAACGCTGGCACGCCGGCGTCGACACCGTCTATGCCGTGCGCGAACACCGTGACGACGAGCCCTGGCTGAAGCGCATCGGCTCATCGATCTTCTACGGCATCCTCGGCAACGGCGGCCGCTTCCGCATCCCGCCGAACGCCGGCGATTTCCGCCTGATGGACCGCCAGGTCGTCGACGCCCTGCTCCATCTGCCCGAGCGCACCCGTTTCATGAAGGGCCTGTACGCCTGGGTCGGCTTCAAATCCGAGCCGATCCTTTACGTGCCGGCCGAACGTCGCCACGGCCAGACCAATTTCAGTTTCCTTCGTCTGACCCGTTTCGCCCTCGACGGCATCACCGCCTTCTCGACCTGGCCGCTGCGCTTCCTCACGGCCGCCGGCTGCCTCGTCGCCGTCGCGTCCTTTGTCTACGGCAGTTACCTGATCGTCGACTACTTCGTCAATGGCAACCGGGTATCGGGCTGGACGACGATCGTCACGGCAATGTTCTTCTTCGCCGGCATCAACACCATGGCGCTCGGCACGATCGGCGCCTACATCGCCTGCATCTTCGACGAAGTCAAGCAGCGCCCGCTCTACGTCGTGCGCCAGAATCTCGGACGATCCACCGGCGCCGACCCTCTCTAACGATTTAACGATGTCGAAAATTGATGCATTCCTGTCGTCCCTGACCGACGGCAACTCGCCGCGACGCCTGCTCGCCACACTCGCACTCTGGCTCGTTGCCTTCGCCGGCATCCGCGCGCTGATGCTTCCCGACGAAGGCCGCTATGTCGGCGTCGCCTGGGAAATGGTCACTACCGGCCAGTGGGATGTGCCGCGCCTCGACGGTCTGCCCTTCTTCCACAAGCCGCCGCTCTTCTACTGGCTGACGGCACTCGGTCTCAAGCTCTTCGGCATCCACGACTGGAGCGCGCGCTTCGCCTCGATCCTCGCCGGCGTATTGACGGCCGGCGGCCTCTATCTCTTCGCACGACGCCACCGCAATGCCCGCGTCGCGGCGATGGCCAGCCTGATTCTCGTCACCTCGCCCTTCTTCTTCGCCGGCTCGCAGTACGCGAACCTCGACATGCTCGTCGCCGGGATGATCTCACTGACCATCCTCGCCGGCGCCAACGCCGTCCTCTGCATCGAACAGGGCCTGCCGTACCGCGGCGCACTCGCCGCCACCTACGCGCTGGCCGGCCTCGGCGTCCTCGCCAAGGGTCTGATCGG encodes:
- a CDS encoding glycosyltransferase family 2 protein, with translation MTHSAPTHCQRPERPRISCVVPALNEHDNLALLLPMLSDMLGKIASGWEVIVIDDGSTDATPQLLADYTAKPGFRYLQLSRNFGKEAALTAGLQAADGDVVVILDADLQHPIELIPAMLERWHAGVDTVYAVREHRDDEPWLKRIGSSIFYGILGNGGRFRIPPNAGDFRLMDRQVVDALLHLPERTRFMKGLYAWVGFKSEPILYVPAERRHGQTNFSFLRLTRFALDGITAFSTWPLRFLTAAGCLVAVASFVYGSYLIVDYFVNGNRVSGWTTIVTAMFFFAGINTMALGTIGAYIACIFDEVKQRPLYVVRQNLGRSTGADPL